A window of Mycolicibacterium fluoranthenivorans contains these coding sequences:
- the mntR gene encoding manganese-binding transcriptional regulator MntR, which translates to MSPNGNPHDLTTVAQDYLKVIWTAQEWSREKVSTKLLAERIGVSASTASESIRKLADQGLVDHEKYGAVTLTDAGRRAALAMVRRHRLMETFLVRELGYGWDEVHDEAEILEHAVSDRMLDRIDAKLGFPTRDPHGDPIPAADGRVPTPPARQLSACNDGDTGTVARISDADPEMLRYFDSVGISLDSRLRVLARRDFAGMISVGIEGDGTEDDAQTTVDLGSPAAQAIWVVP; encoded by the coding sequence GTGAGTCCCAACGGCAACCCGCACGACCTGACGACGGTTGCGCAGGACTACCTGAAAGTCATCTGGACCGCGCAGGAGTGGTCCAGGGAAAAGGTGAGCACCAAGCTGCTCGCCGAACGGATCGGCGTGTCGGCGAGCACGGCGTCCGAATCGATCCGCAAGCTCGCCGATCAGGGCCTCGTCGATCACGAGAAGTACGGCGCGGTGACACTGACCGACGCCGGCCGGCGTGCCGCGCTGGCGATGGTGCGCCGACACCGATTGATGGAGACGTTCTTGGTGCGCGAACTCGGCTACGGCTGGGACGAGGTGCACGACGAGGCCGAGATCCTCGAGCACGCGGTCTCCGACCGCATGCTGGACCGCATCGACGCCAAGCTGGGCTTCCCCACCCGTGATCCACACGGAGATCCGATCCCGGCCGCCGACGGCAGGGTGCCCACACCGCCGGCCCGCCAGTTGTCGGCATGCAACGACGGCGATACGGGGACCGTGGCACGCATCTCCGATGCCGACCCGGAGATGCTGCGCTACTTCGACAGTGTGGGCATCAGCCTGGACTCGCGGTTACGCGTGCTGGCCCGGCGTGACTTCGCCGGCATGATCTCGGTGGGTATCGAAGGCGACGGCACCGAGGACGACGCTCAAACTACCGTCGACTTGGGAAGCCCTGCGGCACAGGCGATTTGGGTTGTCCCCTAG
- a CDS encoding bifunctional riboflavin kinase/FAD synthetase, giving the protein MQRWRGREDIPTDWGRCVVTIGVFDGVHRGHAELINHAVKSGRSRGVPTVLMTFDPHPMEVVFPGSHPAQLTTLTRRAELVEETGIDVFLVMPFTADFMKLTPERYIHELLVESLHAVEVVVGENFTFGKKAAGNVNLLRKAGERFGFAVEGMTLVSEVAEPGLGERSDGVLLRDETVTFSSTYIRSCVDAGDVVAAAEALGRPHRVEGVVVRGDGRGRVLGFPTANVAPPMHSAIPADGVYAAWFTVLGHGPVVGTVTPGQRYQAAVSVGTNPTFSGRTRTVEAFVLDTEADLYGQHVAVDFVARIRGQEKFDSVDDLVVAMQGDTAKARTILAAQ; this is encoded by the coding sequence GTGCAACGGTGGCGGGGCCGGGAAGACATCCCCACAGACTGGGGACGATGTGTCGTGACCATCGGGGTGTTCGACGGTGTTCATCGCGGACACGCCGAATTGATCAATCATGCGGTGAAATCCGGGCGCTCGCGCGGTGTGCCGACCGTGCTCATGACCTTCGACCCGCATCCGATGGAAGTGGTCTTTCCCGGTAGCCATCCGGCGCAGCTGACCACCTTGACCCGGCGCGCCGAACTGGTCGAGGAGACCGGTATCGACGTCTTCCTGGTGATGCCGTTCACCGCGGATTTCATGAAACTGACCCCGGAGCGCTACATCCACGAGCTGCTCGTGGAAAGCCTGCATGCCGTCGAGGTGGTGGTGGGGGAGAACTTCACCTTCGGCAAGAAGGCGGCGGGCAATGTGAACCTGCTGCGCAAGGCCGGTGAGCGTTTCGGCTTCGCTGTCGAAGGGATGACCCTGGTGTCCGAAGTGGCCGAACCCGGTCTGGGCGAGCGAAGCGACGGGGTACTGCTGCGGGACGAGACCGTGACGTTCTCGTCGACCTATATCCGGTCCTGCGTCGATGCCGGTGACGTGGTCGCCGCCGCCGAGGCGCTGGGCCGGCCGCACCGGGTCGAGGGTGTGGTGGTGCGCGGTGACGGGCGCGGCCGCGTGCTCGGCTTCCCGACCGCCAATGTCGCGCCACCCATGCATTCGGCCATCCCCGCCGACGGGGTCTACGCGGCGTGGTTCACCGTGCTCGGGCACGGCCCGGTGGTCGGCACCGTCACACCCGGACAGCGCTACCAGGCGGCGGTGTCGGTAGGCACCAACCCGACCTTCTCCGGGCGCACCCGCACGGTCGAGGCTTTCGTGCTGGACACCGAGGCAGACCTGTACGGCCAGCACGTCGCCGTCGATTTCGTGGCGCGCATCCGTGGCCAGGAGAAGTTCGACTCGGTCGACGACCTGGTGGTCGCCATGCAAGGCGATACCGCCAAGGCGCGCACGATTCTCGCTGCGCAGTGA
- the rpsO gene encoding 30S ribosomal protein S15, which yields MALTAEQKKEILGQYGLHDTDTGSPEAQVALLTKRISDLTEHLKMHKHDHHSRRGLLLLVGRRRRLLKYVAQVDVERYRSLIERLGLRR from the coding sequence GTGGCGCTCACTGCCGAACAGAAGAAGGAAATCCTCGGCCAGTACGGCCTGCATGACACCGACACCGGCTCGCCGGAGGCTCAGGTGGCCCTGCTGACCAAGCGGATCTCCGATCTGACCGAACACCTGAAGATGCACAAGCACGACCACCACTCGCGGCGGGGGCTGCTGCTGCTGGTGGGTCGTCGGCGCCGGCTGCTCAAGTACGTCGCGCAGGTCGACGTCGAGCGCTACCGGTCGCTGATCGAGCGCCTCGGTCTGCGTCGCTGA
- the lppU gene encoding LppU family putative lipoprotein — MTRRAAAVLAAFCFLVGGLTTGCSSAAAADLRTGDCLKVGGPPDRPEAIKAQCGSAESNYKVIATVATGDECPTDADSYYSMHSTFGDGGGTTCMDIDWVPGGCMSIDPEHGRDPIRVDCGDSTQPHRQRATQILQGVANVDQCGSGLGYPYDQREFTVCVEDVS, encoded by the coding sequence CTGACGCGGCGGGCCGCGGCCGTGCTGGCCGCGTTCTGTTTTCTCGTGGGGGGACTCACCACCGGCTGTTCGTCGGCTGCTGCCGCGGATCTGCGGACCGGGGACTGCCTGAAAGTGGGCGGTCCGCCGGACCGCCCGGAGGCCATCAAGGCGCAGTGCGGAAGCGCCGAGTCGAACTACAAGGTCATCGCCACCGTCGCCACCGGCGACGAGTGTCCGACCGATGCCGACTCGTACTACTCCATGCACAGCACCTTCGGTGACGGTGGCGGCACCACCTGTATGGATATCGACTGGGTGCCCGGCGGTTGCATGAGCATCGATCCGGAGCACGGCCGCGACCCCATCCGGGTGGATTGTGGCGACAGCACCCAGCCGCATCGCCAGCGCGCCACGCAGATCCTGCAAGGGGTGGCCAATGTCGATCAGTGCGGGAGTGGCCTGGGCTACCCGTACGACCAGCGCGAGTTCACCGTGTGCGTCGAGGACGTCTCGTGA
- a CDS encoding polyribonucleotide nucleotidyltransferase, producing MSAVETDEGVFESTAVIDNGSFGTRTIRFETGRLARQAAGSVVAYLDDDTMLLSATTASKSPKDHFDFFPLTIDVEERMYAAGRIPGSFFRREGRPSTDAILTCRLIDRPLRPTFVSGLRNEIQVVVTILSLDPKDLYDVLAINAASASTQISGLPFAGPVGGVRVALIDGQWVAFPTVEQLEGAVFDMVVAGRKAGDDVAIMMVEAEATEKVIELVAGGAGAPTEAVVAEGLEAAKPFIAALCTAQEELHAAAGKETAEYPLFPEYQDDVYGQVAAVATEALSQALTIAGKAERDERTDEIKGEVLERLAGQFEGREKEIGAAYRSLTKKLVRQRILTDHFRIDGRGVTDIRALSAEVAIIPRAHGSALFERGETQIMGVTTLDMVKMAQQIDSLGPETSKRYMHHYNFPPYSTGETGRVGSPKRREIGHGALAERALMPVLPSVEEFPYAIRQVSEALGSNGSTSMGSVCASTMSLLNAGVPLKAPVAGIAMGLVSDEVDGETRYVTLTDILGAEDAFGDMDFKCAGTKDFVTALQLDTKLDGIPSKVLAGALAQAKDARLTILDVMAEAIDEPDEMSPYAPRITTIKVPVDKIGEVIGPKGKMINSITEQTGASISIEDDGTVFVGASNGEAAQAAIDMINAIANPQLPKVGERFLGTVVKTTDFGAFVSLLPGRDGLVHISKLGRGKRIAKVEDVVKVGDKLRVEIADIDNRGKISLVLVAEEGEATGDDSAEPVATDAATADA from the coding sequence ATGTCTGCAGTTGAAACCGACGAAGGCGTGTTTGAATCCACCGCCGTCATCGACAACGGGAGCTTCGGCACCCGCACCATCCGCTTCGAGACCGGCCGGCTGGCCCGCCAGGCCGCCGGTTCCGTCGTCGCCTACCTCGATGACGACACGATGCTGCTGAGCGCGACCACCGCCAGCAAGTCCCCGAAGGACCATTTCGACTTCTTCCCGCTGACCATCGACGTCGAAGAGCGGATGTACGCCGCGGGTCGCATCCCCGGTTCGTTCTTCCGCCGCGAGGGCCGCCCGTCGACCGACGCGATCCTGACCTGTCGCCTGATCGACCGCCCGCTGCGCCCGACGTTCGTGTCCGGCCTGCGCAACGAGATCCAGGTCGTCGTCACCATCCTGAGCCTGGATCCCAAGGATCTGTACGACGTGCTCGCCATCAACGCCGCCTCGGCGTCCACCCAGATCTCCGGCCTGCCGTTCGCCGGCCCGGTCGGTGGCGTGCGCGTGGCCCTGATCGACGGCCAGTGGGTCGCTTTCCCGACCGTCGAGCAGCTCGAGGGTGCGGTGTTCGACATGGTCGTCGCCGGCCGTAAGGCGGGCGACGATGTCGCGATCATGATGGTCGAGGCCGAGGCGACCGAGAAGGTCATCGAGCTGGTCGCCGGTGGCGCGGGTGCGCCGACCGAGGCCGTGGTGGCCGAGGGCCTGGAGGCCGCCAAGCCGTTCATCGCCGCGCTGTGCACCGCGCAGGAGGAACTGCACGCGGCCGCCGGCAAGGAAACCGCGGAGTACCCGCTGTTCCCCGAGTACCAGGACGACGTCTACGGCCAGGTCGCCGCGGTGGCCACCGAGGCGCTGTCGCAGGCGCTGACCATCGCCGGCAAGGCCGAGCGCGATGAGCGCACCGATGAGATCAAGGGTGAGGTGCTCGAGCGCCTGGCCGGCCAGTTCGAGGGCCGTGAGAAGGAGATCGGTGCCGCCTACCGATCGCTGACCAAGAAGCTTGTGCGCCAGCGCATCCTGACCGACCACTTCCGCATCGACGGTCGCGGTGTCACCGATATCCGCGCCCTGAGCGCCGAGGTCGCCATCATCCCGCGGGCGCACGGCAGCGCACTGTTCGAGCGCGGCGAGACTCAGATCATGGGTGTGACCACCCTCGACATGGTCAAGATGGCCCAGCAGATCGACTCGCTGGGACCGGAGACCTCCAAGCGCTACATGCACCACTACAACTTCCCGCCGTATTCGACCGGTGAGACCGGTCGCGTCGGTTCGCCCAAGCGCCGCGAGATCGGCCACGGCGCGCTGGCCGAGCGGGCCCTGATGCCCGTGCTGCCCTCGGTCGAGGAGTTCCCCTACGCCATCCGCCAGGTGTCAGAAGCGTTGGGCTCCAACGGTTCCACCTCGATGGGCTCGGTGTGTGCTTCGACCATGTCGCTGCTCAACGCCGGTGTGCCGCTGAAAGCGCCGGTAGCAGGCATTGCTATGGGGCTGGTCTCGGACGAGGTCGACGGGGAGACCCGCTACGTCACGCTCACCGATATCCTCGGCGCCGAGGATGCGTTCGGCGACATGGACTTCAAGTGCGCCGGCACCAAGGACTTCGTCACCGCGCTGCAGCTCGACACCAAGCTCGACGGCATTCCGTCCAAGGTGCTCGCCGGTGCGCTGGCCCAGGCCAAGGACGCGCGCCTGACCATCCTCGACGTGATGGCCGAGGCTATCGACGAGCCCGACGAGATGAGCCCGTACGCACCGCGGATCACCACGATCAAGGTGCCGGTCGACAAGATCGGCGAGGTCATCGGGCCCAAGGGCAAGATGATCAACTCGATCACCGAGCAGACGGGTGCGTCGATCTCCATCGAGGACGACGGCACCGTGTTCGTCGGCGCCTCCAACGGCGAGGCGGCCCAGGCCGCGATCGACATGATCAACGCGATCGCCAACCCGCAGCTGCCCAAGGTCGGGGAGCGGTTCCTCGGCACCGTCGTCAAGACCACCGATTTCGGTGCGTTCGTGTCGCTGCTGCCGGGCCGTGACGGGCTGGTGCACATCAGCAAGCTGGGCCGCGGCAAGCGCATCGCCAAGGTCGAGGATGTCGTCAAGGTCGGTGACAAGCTCCGGGTGGAGATCGCCGATATCGACAACCGCGGCAAGATCTCGCTGGTGCTGGTCGCCGAAGAGGGCGAGGCCACCGGAGATGATTCGGCGGAGCCCGTAGCCACAGATGCCGCGACCGCTGACGCCTAA